From the genome of Phycisphaerae bacterium, one region includes:
- a CDS encoding glycosyltransferase family 4 protein, producing the protein MKKRVLVVSTFLREAGLPPSTCYVLTSLLTQAGFEIVTTSNKQGRLSRLADMIVTAWRARHQYAAACVDVFSGPAFIWAEAVCWTLRRARKPYILMLRGGDLPLFASAHKGRVRRLLQSASTVVAPSRYLQEKMQPYRDGIRVLPNGIHLSAYRFRLRSSPRPRLAWLRSLAETYNPCMAVRVVAELSVEWPDLELVMAGADKGDGSMQQVERLAAELGVQSRVKLPGQVPKERVPDLFERADIFLNTTNIDNTPISVLEAMACGLCVVSTDVGGIPYLVQNGHDALLVPPDDAPAMAEAVRRLLRQPAAAETLSRNARQTAERCDWSRIIPQWQSIFAEVGGW; encoded by the coding sequence ATGAAGAAGAGAGTCCTGGTTGTCAGCACTTTCTTGCGTGAGGCTGGGCTTCCACCGTCGACCTGTTACGTATTAACCTCGCTTCTGACGCAAGCCGGCTTCGAGATCGTCACGACATCAAACAAGCAGGGTCGGTTGTCGCGGTTGGCAGACATGATCGTGACGGCATGGCGTGCGCGCCATCAGTACGCGGCGGCCTGCGTCGATGTGTTCAGTGGTCCGGCCTTCATATGGGCGGAGGCCGTATGCTGGACGTTGCGAAGAGCTAGAAAGCCATACATACTGATGTTGCGAGGAGGCGATTTGCCCTTGTTCGCCTCTGCCCATAAAGGTCGAGTGCGCCGCCTCCTGCAATCTGCCTCTACGGTCGTTGCACCTTCGCGGTATCTCCAGGAGAAGATGCAGCCCTACCGGGATGGCATCCGCGTTTTGCCGAATGGAATTCACCTGTCTGCATACCGTTTTAGGCTTCGATCCTCCCCGCGTCCGCGACTGGCGTGGCTTCGAAGCCTTGCTGAAACCTACAATCCCTGCATGGCCGTCCGAGTGGTGGCCGAGCTTTCGGTGGAATGGCCCGACCTTGAACTGGTCATGGCCGGGGCGGACAAAGGAGACGGGAGCATGCAGCAGGTCGAAAGACTGGCTGCTGAGCTCGGTGTTCAGAGTCGTGTGAAGTTGCCGGGTCAGGTGCCGAAAGAGAGGGTGCCGGACCTGTTTGAAAGGGCGGACATTTTCCTGAACACGACGAATATCGACAATACGCCGATCAGTGTCCTTGAAGCCATGGCGTGTGGTCTGTGTGTGGTGAGTACAGATGTGGGCGGCATACCGTACTTGGTGCAGAACGGGCACGATGCGCTACTTGTCCCACCCGATGATGCTCCTGCCATGGCTGAGGCCGTGCGGCGGCTGCTGAGGCAGCCCGCCGCGGCGGAGACCCTGTCGCGGAATGCTCGGCAAACGGCGGAGCGATGTGATTGGTCCCGCATCATTCCTCAGTGGCAGTCAATCTTTGCGGAGGTTGGCGGATGGTGA
- a CDS encoding glycosyltransferase: MIPQIGVGGAERQLLELIVRSDRAVVEHQVLYYNDARDTDQMAAYQRLGVAPARVPRNRARPWRFIRDLAAMIRAARPDVVHCWMGSGAVWGRFAAMLAGARNIIVVYRGTRLSRVYMQRLNERLTGRRVHYMSNSRACARIIAEQLHLVAAKFHVVYNGVDASRYQVPSDRAALLSELGLPDDRKLVVTVARLTPVKDYPTLLRAARRCRGQLPVRFLIVGHGELDAELRAVASQWDLDDTVHFLGLRHDIPRILRSSDLFCFTSLSEGFPNALLEAMAAGLPIVTTDFPGAEEVIDHGSTGFVVRSGDDEAVYSAIRELVEKPDPGREMGDRARQRAQGSFSMEAMVRNTLSYYRTILNGSARPTAGG, encoded by the coding sequence GTGATCCCTCAAATCGGGGTTGGCGGCGCCGAGCGGCAGCTCCTTGAGTTGATCGTGCGATCGGACCGTGCTGTGGTCGAGCATCAAGTGTTGTACTACAACGATGCCCGAGACACGGATCAGATGGCCGCATATCAGCGTCTGGGCGTAGCGCCGGCGCGCGTGCCTCGCAATAGGGCACGGCCGTGGCGTTTCATCCGGGACCTGGCGGCGATGATCCGAGCGGCACGGCCGGATGTCGTGCACTGCTGGATGGGCAGCGGAGCGGTCTGGGGGCGGTTCGCGGCGATGCTGGCCGGTGCGAGGAACATCATCGTGGTTTACCGGGGCACGAGACTGTCCCGGGTGTACATGCAGCGGTTGAACGAGAGACTGACCGGGCGCCGCGTTCACTATATGTCGAACAGCCGGGCCTGCGCGCGGATCATTGCCGAGCAGTTGCACCTTGTGGCCGCGAAGTTTCATGTGGTCTACAACGGCGTCGACGCCTCGCGCTACCAGGTTCCCTCAGACCGGGCGGCGCTGCTCAGTGAACTGGGGCTGCCCGACGATCGCAAGCTGGTTGTGACCGTAGCCCGGCTCACACCGGTTAAGGATTATCCGACGCTGTTGCGAGCAGCTCGGCGGTGTCGGGGGCAACTGCCTGTCCGGTTCCTGATCGTCGGACACGGAGAACTCGACGCGGAACTGCGAGCCGTAGCAAGCCAATGGGATCTTGACGACACGGTGCACTTCCTTGGGCTTCGCCACGATATTCCCAGAATTCTGCGTTCGTCGGACCTCTTCTGTTTCACCAGCCTGAGTGAAGGATTCCCAAACGCTCTGCTCGAGGCGATGGCCGCGGGCCTGCCGATCGTAACTACCGATTTCCCCGGGGCCGAAGAGGTCATCGATCATGGGAGCACGGGGTTTGTCGTAAGGTCGGGTGATGACGAAGCGGTGTACTCGGCGATTCGGGAATTGGTCGAGAAGCCGGATCCGGGCAGGGAAATGGGCGACCGGGCCAGGCAGAGAGCGCAGGGCTCGTTTTCGATGGAGGCCATGGTGCGAAACACGCTGTCGTATTACAGGACGATCTTGAACGGATCTGCGCGTCCGACGGCGGGAGGATGA
- a CDS encoding glycosyltransferase family 4 protein — MRIAVVSPSFLPSIGGAEFVAHHLARNWSMNGHEVCVMNAISDQPPENETSYNVKRFTILRGSTRFGYHRFPFSGYATRQLDRLISDYKPDFISAHFGYPTGVWLSRISRLPTTLVTCHGRELTKFDWGYRSVHGIDSILARALNSLTRSVAISTHARKLMEELGVVSNKIVDIPNGVEWGKFQEKATFDLRKKLQLPRDAIVVLTVGRQHQQKDYETGLRAFAQLAAGTRGVYYVILGRGTACWQRLAEELGVSTRVRLCEGLHGIELIGAYQQADVFFSPSIWEMFPLVVIEAMAAGLPAVVTNISGSQDAVKTNVNGIIVEPRQPGQMAEALGRLTADAGVRHQMGQASRELAERYDWRHISRMYIDCVKSNAETA, encoded by the coding sequence ATGAGAATTGCAGTGGTGTCTCCTTCGTTTCTACCATCAATCGGCGGGGCTGAGTTCGTTGCTCATCATTTGGCGCGGAACTGGTCAATGAACGGACACGAAGTCTGCGTGATGAACGCTATTAGTGACCAGCCTCCCGAAAACGAGACCTCTTATAACGTGAAGCGATTCACCATACTTCGTGGTTCGACGCGATTTGGCTATCACCGGTTTCCCTTCTCCGGATACGCGACGAGGCAGCTGGACCGCCTTATTTCTGATTATAAGCCAGACTTCATCTCGGCCCACTTCGGATACCCCACAGGGGTGTGGCTGAGCCGCATCTCACGATTGCCCACAACTCTGGTAACCTGCCACGGGCGTGAACTCACCAAGTTTGACTGGGGGTATCGGTCCGTTCACGGCATCGATTCGATACTCGCAAGAGCGCTCAATTCGTTGACGCGGTCCGTTGCCATCAGCACACATGCAAGAAAGCTAATGGAGGAGCTGGGAGTCGTGTCAAACAAGATCGTGGATATCCCGAACGGCGTCGAGTGGGGCAAGTTTCAAGAAAAGGCCACGTTCGACCTTCGAAAGAAGCTTCAGTTGCCTCGCGACGCCATTGTCGTCCTCACTGTTGGTCGTCAGCACCAGCAAAAAGATTATGAAACCGGTCTTCGTGCCTTCGCCCAACTGGCAGCCGGGACAAGAGGTGTGTACTACGTGATTCTCGGGCGTGGCACGGCGTGTTGGCAGCGCCTAGCGGAAGAATTGGGTGTGTCGACTCGCGTGCGTCTGTGCGAGGGACTCCATGGGATCGAACTCATTGGGGCATACCAGCAAGCGGACGTCTTCTTCTCCCCTTCAATATGGGAGATGTTTCCGTTGGTGGTCATCGAGGCGATGGCTGCTGGATTGCCTGCCGTAGTGACGAATATCAGCGGCAGCCAAGATGCCGTCAAGACGAATGTCAATGGAATAATCGTAGAGCCGAGACAACCAGGTCAGATGGCCGAAGCACTTGGCAGACTTACGGCTGATGCCGGCGTGCGTCATCAAATGGGCCAGGCCAGTCGGGAACTGGCTGAACGCTATGATTGGAGACACATCAGCCGCATGTACATCGATTGTGTCAAGAGCAATGCTGAGACAGCCTAG
- a CDS encoding acyltransferase, whose protein sequence is MSGSGMREQAGERGSFFVHESSYVDDGAVVGQGSRIWHFSHLMKGCRIGRNCNLGQNVFVAAGVEIGDNVKIQNNVSLYTGVIVEDDVFLGPSCVLTNVSNPRSQVNRQSLYERTLVRRGATVGANATVVCGVTLGRYCFVGAGSVVTRDVPDYALMVGVPARQKGWVSRHGVPLSPADANGIMTCPESGYRYQETSAGVLRCLDLDEETPLPADKSVGTRSYRSYRP, encoded by the coding sequence ATGTCTGGCAGCGGCATGCGCGAACAGGCTGGTGAGCGCGGCAGTTTCTTCGTCCATGAGAGCAGCTACGTCGACGACGGTGCGGTGGTGGGCCAAGGCAGCCGCATATGGCACTTCTCTCACCTTATGAAAGGCTGTCGTATAGGACGGAACTGCAATCTGGGGCAGAATGTGTTCGTTGCAGCAGGTGTCGAGATCGGCGACAACGTCAAGATCCAGAACAACGTCTCGCTATACACCGGTGTGATCGTGGAAGACGACGTCTTCCTCGGGCCTTCCTGCGTGCTGACGAACGTGAGCAACCCGCGGTCCCAGGTGAACCGTCAGAGCCTGTATGAGCGCACCTTGGTCAGGCGAGGAGCCACGGTCGGAGCCAATGCGACGGTTGTATGTGGCGTGACACTGGGCCGGTATTGTTTTGTGGGGGCAGGATCGGTGGTGACGCGTGATGTCCCGGACTATGCATTGATGGTCGGCGTGCCCGCTCGTCAAAAAGGGTGGGTGAGCCGGCACGGTGTCCCACTTTCGCCGGCCGATGCGAATGGCATCATGACGTGCCCGGAGAGCGGCTACCGGTACCAGGAGACTTCTGCGGGCGTGCTCCGCTGCCTTGACCTGGACGAGGAGACGCCCCTTCCGGCCGATAAGTCCGTGGGCACGCGGTCGTACCGGTCGTACCGGCCATAG
- a CDS encoding DUF2334 domain-containing protein: MTDRIFFSLRDDDTSYFTRPEHLERCYKRIWRICPISLSVVPFHGCTKSGALPREYWRGDRMFPLASNGELVAFLRENMSHGRIHVTLHGYHHRDEVRGFEFVAGADLDRKVRDGRQYLESLLGQPVTVFVPPHNALSWEGYRAVVRAGLHISGIQSFHPSFRGWDPRIAWLGLKRRWWYGQHGCEWPWPLVFPDGHREVPHLTVSPSVGLDHVMRAFRSVLKTGGVFCLATHYWEFDAPSRCGSVTVREMVEQLWEEAQQHVDRIEFLPLGRLAEVNRP; encoded by the coding sequence ATGACTGATCGCATCTTCTTCTCGTTGCGGGACGACGATACGTCGTATTTCACGCGGCCGGAACACCTGGAGCGTTGCTACAAGCGCATTTGGAGGATCTGTCCCATATCCTTATCAGTTGTTCCATTCCACGGTTGTACAAAGTCTGGAGCCTTGCCGCGTGAATACTGGCGCGGAGACAGGATGTTCCCACTGGCTTCGAATGGAGAACTGGTGGCCTTTCTTCGGGAGAACATGTCGCATGGACGTATTCATGTGACCCTGCATGGTTACCATCATCGCGACGAGGTGCGAGGATTCGAGTTCGTTGCCGGCGCAGATCTTGATCGCAAGGTCCGCGACGGTAGACAGTATCTAGAAAGCCTTCTGGGACAGCCTGTCACCGTGTTCGTTCCGCCACACAACGCGCTCAGCTGGGAAGGTTACAGGGCAGTCGTGAGGGCCGGCCTGCACATCAGCGGTATCCAGTCATTCCACCCGTCCTTTCGAGGATGGGATCCGCGGATCGCATGGCTCGGGCTCAAGCGGCGGTGGTGGTACGGCCAGCATGGGTGCGAGTGGCCATGGCCGCTCGTCTTTCCGGATGGACATCGCGAGGTGCCCCATTTGACAGTCAGTCCATCCGTTGGCCTTGACCATGTGATGCGTGCCTTCAGGAGCGTGCTGAAGACTGGCGGCGTGTTCTGCTTGGCGACGCACTACTGGGAATTCGATGCCCCCAGCCGATGCGGGTCTGTCACTGTCCGAGAGATGGTGGAACAGTTGTGGGAGGAGGCGCAGCAGCACGTCGACCGTATCGAGTTCCTCCCACTGGGACGTCTGGCCGAGGTGAACAGGCCATGA
- a CDS encoding Gfo/Idh/MocA family oxidoreductase — translation MKRFALIGAAGYIAPRHMKAIKETGNVLVAALDKSDSVGILDSYFPDADFFTEFERFDRHIELLRRKGEGVDYVSICSPNYLHDAHVRFALRVGAHAVCEKPLVLNPWNATALAELAAEANRQVNTILQLRLHPAIAGLRDRILSAPKDKMFDVDLTYVTSRGHWYMASWKADVAKSGGVATNIGVHFFDMLSWIFGEPRSSIVHISEPKRMAGCLELARARVRWFLSIDRRDLPEPPAAGKPATYRSITVDGAEVEFSEGFRDLHTVSYAQILEGRGFRPEEVVPSIEIVSAIRHAKPVGLVGEYHPMLKR, via the coding sequence ATGAAACGCTTTGCTCTTATCGGAGCGGCCGGTTACATCGCGCCGCGTCATATGAAGGCGATCAAGGAAACGGGCAACGTCCTCGTGGCGGCCCTGGACAAGAGCGATTCGGTGGGCATACTCGACTCGTACTTCCCTGATGCGGATTTCTTCACTGAATTCGAGCGGTTCGACCGGCATATCGAGTTGCTCAGACGCAAAGGCGAGGGAGTGGACTATGTGTCGATCTGCTCGCCAAACTACCTTCATGACGCCCATGTCCGTTTCGCTCTCAGGGTCGGCGCGCACGCCGTTTGCGAGAAGCCGCTCGTTCTGAACCCGTGGAACGCGACCGCGCTCGCTGAACTGGCGGCTGAGGCCAACCGCCAGGTGAATACGATCTTGCAGTTGCGGCTGCATCCGGCGATCGCGGGGCTCAGGGATCGCATTCTGTCGGCACCGAAGGACAAGATGTTCGATGTCGATTTGACCTACGTGACCTCCCGCGGCCACTGGTATATGGCCTCGTGGAAGGCTGACGTGGCCAAGTCCGGAGGCGTGGCCACCAATATCGGGGTCCATTTCTTTGACATGTTGTCGTGGATTTTTGGCGAACCCAGGAGCAGCATTGTCCATATCTCTGAGCCGAAGCGCATGGCGGGCTGTCTGGAATTGGCCCGGGCTCGTGTGCGATGGTTCCTCTCGATTGATCGGAGGGATCTGCCCGAGCCGCCGGCGGCTGGCAAGCCGGCGACGTACCGGTCCATCACCGTGGACGGCGCGGAAGTCGAGTTCTCCGAAGGGTTTCGCGACCTTCACACCGTGAGCTATGCACAGATCCTGGAAGGCAGAGGTTTTCGTCCTGAGGAAGTGGTCCCTTCGATCGAGATCGTTTCTGCCATCAGACATGCCAAGCCGGTGGGGCTGGTGGGCGAGTATCACCCGATGCTCAAACGATAG
- a CDS encoding glycosyltransferase family 4 protein, with product MARALRSLGVDVRFVVGRKVASVDQPLDEFETEYIRSPYLRDVEYRYSGSPWRILRAASLRARRMDDRLFQMAALKRLLADKQADVFQVCALADLAARLTEAGRKAVVRWTGPPSGYMAGWAVRCSGSFSHGESYEAAKRCGLNPAHIVAGCDTELFRPPVRREYLRDRCEFIFVGRCVPVKNLEFLLSGFAEARRRSHGLRLSIVGDGDSLPGIRKRIAELGIADSVRLPGFLHGADLAQQYQAADCFVLVSLYESFSLVALEAMSSGLPLILSRVGHLPRFVEQHQAGSLVEPGDVQGLADEMLRWQEQVEERRRTGENNRRVIEEQYSWKSSARKLLDYYESLCRKA from the coding sequence ATGGCCCGAGCACTGAGAAGTCTCGGAGTCGACGTTCGCTTTGTGGTGGGGCGCAAGGTCGCAAGTGTTGACCAGCCGTTGGATGAGTTCGAGACTGAGTACATTCGCAGTCCGTACCTGCGAGATGTGGAGTATCGATACAGCGGGAGTCCATGGAGAATCTTGCGGGCTGCCTCTCTCCGCGCGCGGAGAATGGATGACCGCCTGTTTCAGATGGCCGCCCTGAAGCGATTGCTTGCGGACAAGCAAGCCGACGTATTCCAGGTTTGCGCCTTGGCCGATCTAGCGGCCCGGCTAACTGAAGCTGGCAGGAAAGCGGTTGTCCGATGGACCGGCCCACCGTCCGGTTATATGGCTGGCTGGGCCGTTCGTTGCAGCGGTAGTTTTTCGCATGGCGAATCGTACGAAGCGGCGAAGCGATGCGGATTGAATCCGGCTCATATAGTCGCCGGTTGCGATACGGAGTTATTCCGCCCGCCTGTTCGTCGGGAGTATCTCCGTGATCGTTGCGAATTCATCTTTGTGGGCCGTTGCGTTCCCGTTAAGAACCTTGAGTTCCTTCTGAGCGGCTTTGCAGAGGCAAGAAGACGGAGCCACGGTCTGCGACTCTCGATAGTGGGAGACGGCGACTCGTTGCCGGGTATCCGAAAGAGGATTGCCGAATTGGGAATTGCTGATAGCGTGAGACTACCTGGCTTCCTTCATGGGGCGGATCTGGCGCAGCAATACCAGGCAGCCGACTGCTTTGTTTTGGTCAGCCTTTACGAGTCGTTTAGCCTTGTCGCTCTTGAGGCGATGAGCTCCGGATTACCGCTCATTTTGTCGCGAGTGGGTCATTTACCCCGTTTTGTTGAACAGCATCAGGCGGGAAGTCTCGTGGAACCCGGCGACGTACAGGGGCTTGCGGACGAGATGCTTCGCTGGCAAGAGCAAGTCGAGGAACGCAGACGTACTGGCGAGAACAACCGTCGAGTGATCGAGGAACAGTACAGTTGGAAATCGAGTGCCCGCAAACTGCTGGATTACTACGAGAGTCTCTGCAGGAAGGCCTGA
- a CDS encoding glycosyltransferase family 2 protein, with amino-acid sequence MTVQENPFVSVIVAVRNEADFIERCLSSILDGDYPRDLMEVLVVDGMSDDGTREIVQRLSARDARIRLLDNEGRIVACGLNAGIRAARGQVITWLGGHAEYAPDFLRQSVETLKAHADCWCVGGPIETVSETYVGKVTAAAMSTPVGVGNAMFRLGGYEGYVDTATFASYWRWVFDKIGLFDEELVRNQDDEFNARLIRQGGKIWLTPLIRSRYYPRTSLGKLWRQYFQYGTWRIRTIQKLGQPATVRQVAPLLFVVGLVACLVGAAVWRPLTWLFAAYVALYSLGLLVGVWQVARQAGIRCALFSPVVFMILHFGYGLGSLKGIWLFVIRKRGGRYGDKSLSR; translated from the coding sequence GTGACGGTTCAAGAGAATCCGTTTGTGTCTGTGATTGTCGCCGTGCGCAATGAGGCGGACTTCATTGAACGATGCCTGAGCAGCATTCTTGACGGAGACTACCCTCGCGACCTGATGGAAGTCCTGGTTGTCGACGGAATGAGCGACGATGGAACGCGTGAGATCGTGCAGCGGCTGTCAGCGCGGGATGCGAGGATCAGGCTGTTAGATAATGAGGGGCGCATTGTGGCATGCGGACTCAATGCAGGCATACGCGCGGCCAGAGGGCAGGTAATCACTTGGCTAGGGGGGCACGCCGAGTATGCCCCGGATTTCCTGAGGCAGTCGGTCGAAACGCTTAAAGCTCATGCTGATTGCTGGTGCGTAGGCGGACCGATAGAGACGGTCAGCGAAACTTATGTGGGGAAGGTTACGGCCGCCGCCATGAGCACCCCGGTCGGTGTTGGAAACGCCATGTTTCGGCTCGGCGGATACGAGGGCTATGTCGATACGGCCACCTTCGCCTCGTACTGGCGCTGGGTGTTTGACAAGATCGGCTTGTTTGACGAGGAACTCGTTCGCAATCAGGATGACGAGTTCAACGCCCGCCTGATTCGGCAAGGCGGCAAGATATGGCTCACGCCGCTTATCCGTAGCCGGTACTACCCGCGAACCAGCCTTGGTAAGCTTTGGCGCCAGTATTTCCAGTACGGGACGTGGCGCATCCGCACCATCCAGAAACTGGGACAGCCGGCGACGGTTCGGCAGGTCGCGCCGCTACTGTTCGTGGTGGGCCTCGTCGCCTGCCTTGTCGGCGCCGCTGTCTGGCGACCTTTAACCTGGCTGTTTGCGGCCTACGTCGCGCTCTACAGTCTTGGCCTTCTTGTTGGTGTATGGCAGGTCGCACGGCAGGCGGGCATTCGCTGTGCTCTTTTCTCGCCGGTCGTGTTCATGATTCTGCACTTCGGGTACGGTCTAGGCTCTCTGAAAGGTATCTGGCTGTTTGTGATTCGCAAGCGGGGTGGCCGCTACGGAGACAAGTCTCTGAGCCGGTAG
- a CDS encoding glycosyltransferase family 4 protein, with amino-acid sequence MDRLSGHHPARSDGSQGSDDRSRVLHVGPLPPPVGGMATNVEAFLCSDVARSFAIRNVRVDLIGKSRYRGFLRKLANLINAAVLTAVVASMVVVWRPVLVHVRTNSWGGFFEKAFLVLLARLGRCRTILQVHGGAFAEFYDQAGWLGKKAIRRVLAVPDRVIAISREMQGTLCRVSSRPDRVTVVENAVFVPQRTIWDVKEAAGSQRGQAPVKILFLNRVEPAKGIWELLEALGTVLERSNACARIVGPEPDCGGELMSRIGQLGLQDRIRLEPAVQGQAKEKAYLSADIYVLPSHVEGMPLGLLEAMSYGLPCIATPVGGVPSVIDHDRNGLLVPPKDPRALAAAILRLTQDASARRRLGSVARQTIVDRFSWDRRAKEFVSLYRDVLETATSDRRR; translated from the coding sequence GTGGATCGGTTGTCGGGCCATCATCCCGCCCGCAGTGACGGTTCACAGGGGAGCGATGATCGGAGCCGCGTGCTGCACGTGGGCCCCCTGCCGCCGCCGGTTGGCGGGATGGCAACGAATGTAGAGGCGTTTCTGTGTTCCGATGTGGCCAGGTCATTTGCGATCCGCAACGTTCGCGTGGATCTGATCGGGAAATCCCGCTACCGAGGCTTTCTTCGCAAGCTGGCGAACCTCATCAACGCGGCGGTTCTGACAGCCGTCGTGGCCTCGATGGTGGTGGTGTGGCGGCCCGTCTTGGTGCATGTGCGAACGAACTCATGGGGAGGCTTCTTCGAGAAGGCGTTTCTTGTGCTGCTGGCGAGGCTTGGTCGCTGCCGCACCATTCTTCAAGTTCATGGCGGCGCTTTCGCCGAGTTCTACGACCAGGCCGGTTGGCTCGGCAAGAAGGCGATCCGCCGGGTCCTTGCAGTTCCCGATCGTGTCATCGCGATCTCTCGCGAGATGCAAGGCACACTGTGCCGCGTCTCTTCGCGTCCGGATCGGGTTACGGTCGTCGAGAACGCCGTCTTTGTGCCCCAGCGAACGATCTGGGATGTGAAGGAAGCCGCGGGCTCCCAGCGCGGCCAAGCCCCGGTGAAGATCCTGTTCCTGAACCGGGTCGAGCCGGCCAAGGGCATATGGGAGTTGCTGGAGGCCTTGGGCACCGTCCTGGAGCGGAGCAACGCATGCGCGCGAATCGTGGGCCCGGAGCCCGACTGCGGCGGCGAGTTGATGAGTCGGATTGGGCAGCTTGGCCTTCAGGATCGGATTCGGCTGGAGCCGGCCGTCCAGGGGCAAGCCAAGGAAAAGGCCTATCTGAGCGCAGACATCTACGTCCTGCCGAGCCATGTTGAAGGCATGCCCCTCGGTCTGCTTGAGGCGATGTCCTACGGTCTGCCCTGCATTGCCACGCCGGTCGGAGGGGTGCCGAGCGTCATCGACCATGACCGCAACGGGCTTCTTGTTCCCCCGAAGGATCCGCGGGCTTTGGCGGCCGCGATTCTCCGTTTGACGCAAGACGCGTCTGCCCGGCGGCGCTTGGGATCGGTGGCCCGGCAGACGATCGTGGATCGGTTCTCGTGGGACCGGCGGGCGAAGGAGTTCGTCAGCCTCTACCGGGATGTTCTGGAAACGGCGACGTCAGACAGGCGGCGATGA